The DNA region gctgaaacagaaaactgaacaacctataatatagcatatgctgtcaggaatgaatgtcacgacattcagcttgacatcaaggatcatatgctaagtctgtttttccagaaaacagactgtacaattttgctgacctgtatatgaccaaagagaccatactacagtaacaacttacattaataaatgtcaaagtatccaaattgacatttacacatttggccttaagtcagttctgttatcctcttgacgaacagactaagaaacatgctgaagtatagcagaacaccactctgtctattgttcagtatatgctgtccatgatgaatgtcataacatccagtttgacattcagtcagtaggccttatgccaggtctggtatttccttgataaccagactggaaatagatactaagttctaacagaacaccagctgttctatttcttagtatctgctgacagggatgaatgtcacaacatccagtttgacattcaataaatcctgtattagctaatcctgcagtaactactcagtgagtcatgacatcagtcaagacattagagtacagttagatattctaacctacaatgcagtcacacatacacaccatgtcatgacatcagtcaagacattagaatccagctagtgttttaccatataatgcaaccaattaaacacctacaagcTCTAACTCCTCTCATGTCTTCAACATTTGAAAAGGTGAACTCATAATACCCCTTTCCAAGTGACAAAACTCCCTAATTTTTTATATCAGACCAAATTTGAGAGAGTTTTGAACAAAGCGCTACAACTATAAGAGGTGAAGAACCTTTAGGCTAAAGAACCTGTTCATGGAGGTTGTTCTTACATTCATTGAGCCCCGCTAAATATTCCTCTTCTGGGATAGTGATTGAGGGGCGGTCTCCTTTGATGACCGGATGGGGAAGTTGAGAAATCGGTATGTCGCAAACACCCCTAAGGGCTTAGGCAAAAGACTTCAGAGGCGGGTAACGGTTGGTGAAAGTGGCGGTACGATTGGCGAAGATTCATGGGTGGATGGGGTTTAACAACAAGTGTAAAATTGGTTTTAGAAAAAAGATCATCAAAACCCATGATATAAAACACATAGTCAAGAAGAGGAGAAAAAACCTTTTTTCTCCAAATTCACTAGACTCTTGCAACAAAAAGGTTATGACGCATGtcataaatatcattttttaGTCAAATATTATTATGTTGAATCGAGAAAAAAATAAGAATAAGTAAAATCAAATTTGTAGAATTTTTGTCGTCACAAACATAATGAATAAATTGTTTTAATTGAATGTCACACAATTTATTTgattttataaaaataaatatttatttgattttataAAAGAATCTTTTAAAACCAAATGCATCCTCAAATTTATAAGGTATGAAGAAAGATTTTCTCCTTTTTCAATTTACTAAGTAAAGCAAGGTTCAACATATTGAATCATCTAGTTGGATTaagttctttttttctttttgaaaggtaaaaacaaaataaaaggaaTGAAAAAATATACAATTACAGTGTGAGCAGTAAAAAAAAGTAAATAGCAGCAGTGAGAAATAAAAGGAATGAAAAAATGGAACGACGACGACAAGATCCAACCGCAAACAGAAGAAGGCCGTTGTGGCGACCTATGGCGACGCAAGGCGAAGCCCGCGGCGGCGATGGCTCGGCAAAGGCCGTAGTAGCCGAACAAATATCGCAGACGGTGCAATCCACATCAAACCTTCTTCACCTCATGCAACAGTCTTCTCCTTCTCAGGTACTTTCTTCTCTTCCTCAATTTCATTCAAAATTAACAGAAAGAGAAATTGATTCTGTTTCCAATGGATTTTAACTGAAAATTGATGTTTGGTGTGATCCTATTAGCACATGTGGTTGGTGATATAGTTGCTGTTTGGTTTTAGGGTTTTGAGTTTTGAGTATTTTGTAGGCTAAACTTGTTAAGCTTCCCAAGAACCTATTGGCAAAGGTTTCCACTATCAAGAACACAGAACAGGTAATTAGATTAGTGTATGGTGGTTGTGAATTTGAGAAAATGTTTTAAGTCTGTGTAAAGTGTATGTTTTGTTGCACAGGTTTTAGAGCAGTTGCCTCGGGTAATATCTTCTTTGGATGCACATATGGAAAATGGATTACAAAAGTTAGAATCTTTTTCTTCTCTAATTGATTAATGATTCATCATATATATGCATATTTTGAACCGAAGCTGCAGTTGAAGTGTTATGATCTATGAAGCACGAACACTAGAAACACGACACCGACATTGACACTTCAACACTggtaataatttgaaaaaatgaataaattaaatGCAATCATAAGTGTGGTGTCGGTTTTGGACACCGACACACACATACACATCTTTTTTCAGAAGTTCGGGGCTATAGAGGTTATGATTATGAATGGGCTTTAATTTAGTGCTAAAATTGTTATGTTCATCTTGAATATGTATTGTATTGTGGCTGCCGACGGGAAGCAGTGTTGTTAGTTGCGGATCACGGAAGATAACGGTTTGTTTGGATTGTGTTAAACTATAAGACTATAACACCTCTATATTTTGGTATTTGAAAACACTATACTAAATTCTGCTAAGCTATAGCTGCTATCTCACAAAACTGATTGGAAGGTGCTGCagttttttcttttaattttgtaTCAGCGTATGATATGTCATTTTCTTAAAATGGCTGATGTGAGTTGAAATTTTTTGTAGTGTTCCACAACTGAAGACTGTAGTTCAGTTACTTGCAAATATGGAAAGTAGCCAGCTTAGTTCACTATCCCGGACTCATGTTCTTGATAAGGTATGGATATAACAGGTTTGTTGCTGATGTTGTTATGAATATTTGCCTTATGATTGAAATTGAGGTTCAATATAGAGTATTTATGTGTTATAATTGGGTAAATCTGGGAACAAGAAGCTGTCAGGAGGGTTTAACATGCAAAGTATTTGTTGTTCATCTAAATCTAATGTTGTCGATAATGAAACAATATCTATCTGTCATAGAAGAAATAATGGAAGGGCACTTTTTTTAAGAAAACCATGTGTGTGAGATCAACTTTTAATAATGAATTGGTGCTAAGCACGACTGCTCATTTTCTATTTGTTTCCCCCTATCAGGAGCATGAACCAGAAAACTAATCGCAGGGGACTTAATAATGGAACTTTCATTGTTTGCAAGTTTGACCTCTGATCAGTTCGTGCAGAATTTTCAGAAGCTTTCGATTGATCATCCTTGACTTTATTATAGCAGCTATGTTCTCTTGTCTGTCTGCAAATCAAATAACAAAGTGCTGTCCTACCTTCCGATAACGTAAATGATTATTCAACTGTAGAAAGCTGTCAATATTGAGTTATGACAATGGGCCAAATTTTCAGACTGGGAACATTGTTCAATGGGTTCAAGGGGTTCAAGGGCAGGCTATTAGCTGATTGATGGAAAACAACTGTGAACATATGTGTGTGTACACAATTTTAGTTTGTAGTTTTTGGTTTTTCAATATTGATGAATTGAACTTTTGCCATTCATTTTGTGCAAATGATGCATATTTATTGAAATCAATTTCCTTTTTACTTGAGCAATTTACCCTTTCGAGAGCAGAGAGCAGCCACTCACCTCTAAGACAGCATAAATGTCTGTATCCCAATGTTTAATATGTCACTGTTATACAGAGAAGGAAGGAATAAGTGCCAAGTTCAATGATCATGAAGATGCTTTGTGATTCAATCCCTTGACATTTAAACTGTTTCTGTATAGCGAATGCAATACATAACTCTGCTATTGAAAACTTTAAATTCTCGAGCCATGgcatgttttgattcattttatCATGTATTCATAATGGATATAGCCCTGCCAAGATCTTAGATCCTGCTATTTGAAGACAAGTTATCGGATGATCCTTGTTTCAATGAGTTTTATTTGATTGCAACCATACAACCAAGAAAACAAAGGATTTGGATGGATAGGTGGTTGTTAGCAAATCCACACACAGCGCATCGGTTACGGTTAAATTCAAATCAAACCATCCAGATTACAAGCTCATATTGAAATCAGGATCGACTGATCTTGAACCAATGATTACTAATATGTCCTTCATCGAATATCACTATTAACCTTAATCCTTCATATGTCACCTTCATCTGATTTATCTTTTGATTGAATAATGAGCATAATGAACATAAAGAGAATAAATGAAATTAGTGAGGATTAAAATTAAATTAGAGTCGATTGAGAGTTTATTTCCAAATGATATACTTGGTTGTTAATACAAACACATGCTAAATCATTTATATAGGATCATATTACTAACTAATCAACTAACTTCTAGTTAGTAACCACACATATGTTAGAAATTTCGGAAAGATTAAAGGGATCCAGGCTTGAATCGTGAACGCAACACTTTCCTTATAGTGTTTCAAGCACTCTCGATTGTCTTAGAGTTCTGATGCAGGAATACCCAGAATAATTCAGCCTTATCGAGTTTGCGCAAGACCGGCGAAAACCCGAATGCAGCGAAGAGCGTCTGGAATTATTTAGAGGATTTTCGGATTTTGTGTGTTTTATTCTGAATCCGGATTTATGCTTTTATAGGCCATGTTGATATTGTTTCACAAGGTAGCGACCCTTGGTGAAACAATGTccttttccaataatcataatggttggcatgcagcatgtttcaccaacagttgcatggtttcgcttttgcaacatctcatgaagagttacaatctccgaattcaaaattcaaaattcaaaattcaaaattcatgaagagttatctcatgcatttattagcattaactcacttccaccatttgtcattttggaacacacttgtatttaataaattacaacaATCCCCCACTTATTCTAATAATGACAAATACAATTCCAGAATATAGAAAGCAAAAGTGGtaatacagttaggtatctttcgatttgAACTTAACCTTAGTAAAGACAACGCAAAGCCTAATCGGAACGTTAGGTAGCTATGCTTTGAACCATTATCCCATGTGATCAGACCGGCGTTGCTATACACACACTTTTAGAGGTTCTTCGTCTACATATCTCGCCTAACACTATTTATGACCATGTGCTTTTCCTGTTTTCATGAActtttcatgagagaaactccaactctcaccTTAAAACGGCACCATCTTGAAGTTCATATAGGTGAAGTTCAATTCGTATCtatttcttgagatacgtatcctccttgatatagaacttcattaagagtttctTTGAAAACTCAACCCTCAGTTTGTAATCGTCAACATTATCGCGGAATGTTGCATAACCTTCTGAATCAATGACTTattgttacccattgaatcttaggTTAAGATGTGTTAACTTCAAATTGGGTTGTTATCATTGTCGGAACCCTTATTCAAGGAGTTTTAATCCCATACCTTTCGAGGTAGTCTTTACTAAATCTTTGGCCAGTGGTTTAGTAAATGGATCAGCCAAATTATAGCTTGTTTGTATATATGTTAGTGAAATGATCCCATCCTTTATCATTTTTCTCACGAGAGAGTGTCTAAGACCTAtgtgtctagactttccattataCACTTCACTGAACGCTCTAGCCAGAGTGGCTTGACTATCATAATGTATCAATACTTTTGCAACATTGTCTTTAGCTAACGGAACCTCCAATAAGAGGTCCCTCAACCATTCTGCTTCTTGTCCAGCAGACGCAAGAGCCAcaaactctgattccatggttgagagagtaatgcatgtttgtttcttgcgTTTCCAAGAAATCGCACCTCCAGCTAATGTGAATATCCACCCAGTTGTAGATTTATAATCTCCAACACTTGATATCCAACTTGCGTCGGTATATCCTTCTAGTATGGCAGGAAACTTACCATAATGAAGGCCAAGATTTTTGGTCTTTAACAAATATCCGAAAATCCTAGTTATGGCCTTCCAATGTTCATCATTTGGATTGCTAGTAAATCTACTCATCTTACTAACTGCAAAAGCTATGTCAGGTttggtgtaacacccttctaaaaaaaccccaaaagtttaattaaaataacaacatatatcaatcagagtaaatatgcaattaagggtgtcacacaattacttcacaccattcaccatgataactgtcatgctcttttattaattcaaaacataaagcatttgcacaatacgcagcggatagagatttaatcaatcatgcaaaacatgtagcatattacatgtaaactggttcacaaccaacaataaaacatttaaaacatcccatcccgatgttacatctaccagagcatgacccactaaggaactacactagactccaagcactagctcctactcaatcactgctcgttacctgaaaaatagttgtaagggtgagttcctcaatcgatataataagcattataaaatatcatgcaatgttaagtaatttaacacatttcatcaccctaatcataacacacattcagtaacggcacatcaactcaaacatcatactcaacaccaacataaagcatacgtataatctcaattcatactcaacaccaacacaaaacacacgtataatattggaatacatccattcatattatacgccatacatacattatgcaatgagactccatgcatgcggtaccgactattcgtgaacatatagttcaacttcaccgaccaaatccaggtacggctaccaagctcactagtcccactcatttgagacctagtgactcacatcactaattcctcaccatgggaattagctaccaccccaagggccatgctatgcacgctaatcacctagcatgcaaacatcaacaacagtccaaaatgactaacatcactaattcctcaccatgggaattagctaccaccataaaggccacattatgctatgccaaatcacctagcatgcaacatcaacaacaatccacaatggacatatgctcacactctaagccataaaacagttcatccacaattacatacataatatatacattcacaacattatgcatattttcacacatcatcagcatatttatcacataatcatattatgtcatgccaaataattcagtcacagtattagcacactctactaacacctatcctactcaaaacaacgggaaataatccctactatatatcacaccgatataggccaattcccaattatgttcacaacattaaaatataaatttttccaatttccaacagtgttaaccggttaacgccctgggttaaccggttaacgcaggacagaacacgctttctggcaaaactcaacagtattaaccggttaacgccctgggttaaccggttaacgcaaacagaacagtaattttcacaaatcacaacagtgttaaccggttaacaccctgggttaaccggttaacgcagacgaaacaacaatttttcacaattcataacagtgttaaccggttaacaccctgggttaaccggttaacgcaagacagaaagctgttcctgcgctaacacgaagcagaatgcagaattctccgcattttccgccgttggaggacttccggacctccgattccaattccgtaagaagctacgttttcggaaaatcactacccatccaattacagattcaatttcagttttaacacaaattatccaacacaatttttcagcattcaacattccaattagggtcaaatcaacggttcatcactacccattacatattaacccataatacccattaaacgacgataaaccccccttacctgagttaatccggcgaatctttaagcttcaagtttttctcttctccaaccttcttcctcttgctctgtctctttgcccttttcctcttttcagccgcttctctgtttttcacgtgaaacccttcctttaccaaatgggactctttttcttatttccaacttatataccaactccaaattatattattccaataataataataataataatccaataattccaattatttaattaaattaataaatataatattaacttaaattaaataattatcttatttttatcggggtgttacaactttggtgcattgcattaagtacattagacatccaattgcacttgcatattccagTTGTGCCACGGTTCTCccattgttcttttgaagtttgacactagGATCGAATGGAGTgtttacttccttaaagtttaggtgtttgaacttttccaacattttctcaatataatgtgtttgattaagttcataacccccactattttgttttactttgatccctagtatagtgtcaactagtccaagatctttcatcttgaatgTGGAAGTAAAAAAATTCTTGTTTCTAATATTCCATTCATTTCATTGCTGATaatcaacatgtcatcaacatatataCATAGAAATATCACAACACTTCCGCGCACCTTTGTGTACAAGCATTTGTCACAAGAGTTTGGAACAAACCCATTTGAAATTATGGCGGTGTCAAATTTTTGATGCAATTATTTTGGTGCCTGTTTTAAACCGTATAGAGATTTAATAAGTTTGCATACCTTTTGTTCATTTCCAGGAAGCATGAAGCCTTCCGGTTGCTCCATGTAGATCTCCTCATCGAGATCTCTGTTTAGGAATgctgttttaacatccatttgatgaacaATAAGGTTATTCAAGGAAGCTAGTGCAAACAGGATTCTAATTGTCGTAGTTTTTGCTACCGGTGCATATGTGTCAAACTAATCGACACCTTTCCTTTGTCTAAATCCTTTTGCTACTAGTCTAGCCTTGTAGGTGTTTAATGTACCGTTACTATGATACTTTTTTctaaacacccacttgcatccaatgggCCTTGATCCCTTCGGAAGATCAACTAGTTCCTAAGTATGATTTGACAtaattgaatccatttcatcttaGATAGCATCTTTCCAAAAATAAGCGTCCCTAGAAGCCACTGCTTCCTTGTATGTTTTAGGATCATCTTCTACTTGAAGAATAATAGGAATTTTATGAACATAATTCTTGCTATTTCCTTCAACTAAATAAAGAGAAATGAGTTGGGAATTGATTTCATCTGGTCCTAGATCCTTAGTTTTTCGTGCCCTTTTGCTTCTTCTTGGTTCTGATTGTGTTTCAACAATTCGTGTCGAATCTTTGTCACGAGATTCTTCAATTGTGGGATTTTCAGGTCCCTTATCCTTTGTGATGAGATTTTCAAAGAAT from Lathyrus oleraceus cultivar Zhongwan6 chromosome 1, CAAS_Psat_ZW6_1.0, whole genome shotgun sequence includes:
- the LOC127118760 gene encoding tobamovirus multiplication protein 2B, which codes for MERRRQDPTANRRRPLWRPMATQGEARGGDGSAKAVVAEQISQTVQSTSNLLHLMQQSSPSQAKLVKLPKNLLAKVSTIKNTEQVLEQLPRVISSLDAHMENGLQNVPQLKTVVQLLANMESSQLSSLSRTHVLDKEHEPEN